CACATTTTTCTAGTTTGATTCTACAAACTATCCATATACCAAGCAAAGTCCAGATGCTTGCATACTTTGTTCGTACGACAGAATCCAGAGTTGTAACCCATCAACTGCAACTTttacatgattaaaaaaaagaaagatattgCTGCTGGGCAGTGCTAAGAGTCCTATGCATTAACTACCAATAGCAACAACAAAATAGAAGGacacaataatgtttaataactATTAATTATCTGTGTCATTTGAAAGGCTGTTCAAACTAAAGAGATAGCAGACTTGTAACTGCATGCTAAGACCAGATCAGAATCTCAAAAGAACTGTGTGACAGAAGCTTTATTGTTTAACCATATATTTCTCTTAAAGTAAAGAACAATGTATTCTTACATCATGGTTTTCAAGAGCGGTCATAACAGATTATTATGGTAATTTCTGCAGAGCACAAAAGAATACAAAGTGCAAGAGCAGAAAAGAGTTAAGCCGTTTAATTTCTTTTAtggttatttttcattttacccAACAATAACCTTTTATTAGAAATGGTATAAAAGAACAATAGGTAGCTTCCAAGTGATCAGATTTACTTTGCCACAAAAATAGGGGGCTTTATGTGGACCGTTTAACACTTTCACACGTTAGAACAGGAGAgcttactttaaaaaaaataattaaacctATGGCCGCAGAACACAGCAAATTAACACAGCCTGGAATAATCCAATTTATAGCAGCGCAGAAGGTGCTAGACAAAGATATGAAAGCTTACAGCTAATATGTAATGCAGAGTTAATTCAAAGTTTCTATATACATAAATTAATGTGCTGGCTGGTTTTACCTTCCTCCTCACAATGTACTTAGAAATTGCTGATAGGCCTTATATTCTGATCTAGGTCTTCTAAAACTGCTGTTGTATACTAGAAATACTCAAGAAATACACTAAAATCTGTTTCAAACAGTGCAACATGAAGATTTAAGGGAAAATTACTTTGTTCAATTATCCCCCTTGATAATTCAAAAGCAGTATAAACAAGACAACAacttaattataaaaatataaataaatgcaaagtcTTTCCAATCATGCCATTTCAAATAATCACACAAATGCAGTTAGCAAGCATTATCAATAATCCCAAGATCCATGGATACACTACTGTTCAACTCTCCTTTCAATACTCTTATGATGGCCTACATTTTAAGAGTCCAAAATAGTGACCAGTCAAAGGCCCATTCAGGAACAGCTGAAACAGTGCCACATCTGTATTAGTGCAGAGCTTAAAGCTCTAACCAGAACATTTATGAATAGTTATTTTCAAATTGCAATAAGAAAGAAGAACAAAATGTCTAGCATAAATGTTTCCAAGAACATCCCTCCTCTGTTATTAGAGGATAATCTACAAAACTTTACAAAAATTCTAAACATATCTttctaaattaataaaaaaaatagtaactAAAAAATAACAactattttaactttttttatttttacttttttaatttgaGATTGACCGTTATTAATTCCAGAAGAATTAATTTCTGAGACATGGCTTGGTGTGCCAGGCCAGCGATTTAATGCCATGTGACCAGCTATGGGCAGAAACTCCACTTAGCATGTTTTAGACAACTCACAATCTTCACTAAATTATTCCTCTTAGGATTTATTCCCCCATCAGTGGCCAAGAACACAAACCTACTGACATTTGCTATGTGTTTCTTGCTCTGTTATATATACTTTTTAGATGATATATGCATGCATTTCAGTGACAAATCCAGGCAGTTACATACTATTAACAGAATGAAACTTGTGACTGCCACTGGTTTGCTTAAATAACAAGCCACTTATTAATAAGGATTACAGCAAACCTGCTGTGCCATCAGTTGGCTATCAGTACATGAACACAATAGCCTTGGAAACTGAAGTACAAAGTACAGTGCAGTGAGACTGGTTAGGTTAGAaagtaccaaaaaaaaaaaaaaaaaaaaaaaaaaaaaaaaaaggggtttAGAGCAGGTTTTGTGCATCTGTACTGAGGCAGTATTCCCACGGAAGGAAAACTGATGCAGTATAGAGAAAAGAGCACAGAGTAGAGAGGTAGCATCTGCAAACACAAATAGCAGACTGCAGACTCATTTCTGAGGCTGAAGCTATTGCAGCAGGCACAGACAAGCATGTGAGATGAGAGCTAATACATGCCCTAGAGTGGTGCAGTCTGAGGATAAACCTTCACATGACACATACACATCACAAGCAATGTTAAGAATGAATTGAAAATACATGCTTTTACACTGATGTAATGCCATCATTGCCCTTTCCCTTATAGTGGTTACACATAGGAATGTCCCGATTGAGTTTTGTTTCTCTCAAATGGATACAAATTGttactgttttttgtttgtttgttttttagtggacagtgagtcaaaaacatttgaatttttGCACAGCACAGTATTTTGTGTTCAGCAAACTCAATTAATACTAGTAAAACCAATCCAACTAAAGTAGCATAAAATAGAGCCTGCTAACAACTGTAGCATGCTAGAGTAAAATCACTACATTTGTAGTATGTGCATAGCATGCTACAACAAACTTTTCAAAAGTGGTTTAATATTAGAATCGTGCTCTAATCTCAGTATATCTCTTTCCATGTCAGtatatttctctgtctctcttttgaACAAatttcactgacaatgcttctTTTCTTATCAGAGAGCATTAACATGCAGAGCAAAACGATCTTTTAGCTATTTTACTAGAGtggaaaaatgtaattataatagTTAAGAAATATGGCAAATGACAAGAGATCCAATATTGCATCCCAATTGTCATATTCAGACTTTTAAACCTTCCTAATATGTCTTACTGCCATAGGATGTTCATAAGATCTGTGTATGTTACCTCTATGACGGGTGTAAACAACGTTTAAAAGAACTCAATCAGGTTAAATCTGAGTTAATACCCAATCATTTAAATATGTCTGAACTGACTCCGTGGGATTAGACCCAGACATCCCTACTTATAAGACTTATTAGGAATAGGGCAAAAAACAGTTGCAATAACTCTGTCAGTGTTATTGGGGTTAGAATGGCAGGGACTGGGGGTGGAGTGAAGGgattaattgtaattaatgaaaAGTCAATCAGTTAACATAGAGCAGAAATTTTGGGAAGTGGAAAATTCAATATGGAAGGTACTGTTGAGGCTAGGAAGAGGTAGGTGACACTCCATGGATGAAACGTCCTTTCTGGACAAAGCTGCCCACATGACTGGAGCAATcaggacactttcacacaggcTAATCATAAAACTTGACACTGCATAATAAAGGTCTTGATTTGTACTTTTCCAAAGACTGTAAACCTAAGCTAATCTAtgaagttatttttttttttaaacgacaCTGTACTTTTGATTCTAAATGTCTCCACCAGAGCAGCTCCTTGTGTCTGACTCAAAGTGTGGGCTAAGCTGCCACTTGCCTGGGCTGATGTGCATGGAGGTCTGGGGGAGTGGGGTGGGCCGAGGTGGACAGGGACTTGTGATGTCGGGGAcgggaagaggaagaggaagttAGGACAGCAGCTGCTGAGGCGGTAGATGCACGGGACCCCGGGGTATTCAAGCTGAGGGGAAAAACATTCACAACAACCCGCTCCTCAAACATGGGAGTGGGGTGTGAAATGTACAGGTTAGAGAGATGGAGGAATGATTGCTTATTGAGGGCAGGGTGGAAGGACATAGGACCACAAACCCAAAAATACAACACTAACATTTTGCATAACATAGCTCCAATAATGCAGGCTGGTCTTCACAGGCTCTTAATTTGGCTGAAAACATATTACTCACCAAGGATTTTAGAGACTGTCACAATGAAGACTAACTTGCATCATCTCAACAAAGCAAATACATAATGAGATGCAAAGCACTGAAATAATTCATGAGCTTGATgagtacattttattaattaaaaaggtTAATCAGGTCAGATGAATGATAATGTAATCACTGGTAAAGATTTGCTTGAACTATATCATGATTTACATAGGAAAAGCATCAAGAAGCCTAAATGAGTGCAGAAAAAAGCAATCCCCTGAAACTGGAGTAAAGCAAACCTAAAAGCACTGCAAAAAACCTTAGGCAGGGTTAGGCATATAAACTGCACTAGCCACTAAAGCCACCATGTTAATTAATCCTGTGGTCAATATTAAGCACCTGCAGCCAGAATAatagtatatttatttttacagttttatatgtgtgtatatatatatatatatatatatatatatatatatatatatatatatatatatatatatatatatataaaaagctttataaagtaaaacaaaaaactctCAATAATAATGCATCAACAATTTAACGCTAAGTAATTATTTTACCACaacttcctcccataattcactctTTTACAGAGCGTAAGTGTCTCTACTGTTGAGTATTAAATTTCATTACTCTCTTCCCATCCCTCTCCTTTCGAAGACAAACACTGATTTTACAATGTGATTAATTGATTGACCAAAATTTGgaaatacaaatacatacacacacaatatatatatatatatatatatatatatataaacaaacaaacaaaccacacacacatattaataaaaagaaaacgtCAATGACCATGCTGTTTCTTTTAATTGCTCTCTCTGAACTTACTTCAAGACAGGCCACCAGAGTAAAACCCAGATTAGCAATAAGGTTGTTTATCTCAGGGTTGCACTTTGTAATACAGTATGTTACAGTGACTGAGCTCTTAACCACTTTAAAGGAAGTGAGATATCACTACAATTGGTAGCTGATCTCTTATCAAGTTCTCATGCAAGACATTGGTATAAAACTGATTCTCATCAACTGAGACAATCAGTATGTTGTTTCAAATGCAGGCTGTGCTCATAGCCTCATTGGGTAATGCCAGAGATAACTGTgtaaaattacacatttaaaaaaatctagtATTGGTTGTCTAGTAAGCTTGtcttgtggaattccattaaAATGAACTACCTTACAACAttcgttttttgtttttttttttattttactgcttTGATGGGTTGTTTTTCAACAGTTATAAAGGGTGATTAAGATGACACTTGGTCTTCAGCATTTTACTGCCCCTTATTTCCAAAGGTGCCGTGAATCCAGCAGGCTGTATTTCAGCCTCATGCTGCATTGAAGAAAGATGCCAAATGCGAGCAAGTGTGTACACATAAGGGAATTATGTTTCTTATGCTGGCATACTGGCAGCCAGACAAGGTCAAGTACTATTCGTCACAATTGCAACCAGTGCACTTCACAAACATACCCTAAAATATATGGTGTAGGCTACATGCAATGTAACATAGATGCTCTATACGAGTATAAGCATGTGTCACTGTATATGTACATATGGTTACTTAAAAGAAttattttggtgtgtgtgtgtgcgcacctGTCCTTGCCATTCTGCACACCCAGTGTAGCTCTCTCTGTAACTGGGGAGCTTCTCCCGCGATTGGTACCAGTAGAGAGGATGCTGTTCTGTATGATACAACAAGAAATATCAATGattattcaacatcaataacacaatttgtaaatattaatgctTAATAAACGGTGATATCAAATTTGATCCTTATGTTATACAATTAAATTCCTTAACCTGTAGGGACTGTCtattcaatttcattttgtcaGAATATGGTCAGATGACATCTGGATTTGAGGTTATATAAGGTAACTATACAAAATTGGTGGACTGGGTTCCTCTACAATTTGTGTGTAACAATGGATATTTAGGAGACCACTTAGGACTTATCCATCATATCGGAAAAGCTTTCAATCTTCATTCATTGGCATCTGAGAAATGTAAAATGGCAATATAAAAGAGTACTGCTGCTGAAGTTGCTGTAGCACATTGGAAAAATTGCTATGATAATGAAGCTTCAGAGCCTGAGGGATTGGATTCATGACATGCAAAAATCAAGAAATTTTCCTTAGACACCCAAGGGTTAAAtttatgaaaaagaaaaaatcaatTTGAAAAAACAGACATTTAACACATGCCCCTCCTTACTGCCAGATAGGTAGCTAATATCgtcttcatatttatttataagagaAAATACAAACCTTGTTTACAGAAAAACTAGGACGTTttctaaaaatgtaacaaaaaacaATTTTCATACATTGCCTTAACATCAACTGATAAAagtacaaagaaacaaaaattttacctaaaataaaaaaaaaaaaatcatggagAGAATAACACAATGGCAACAACAGCTTAAATCTTATACAGCAAGAATGGTTTCCACTTGTAAAATTACAACAAGTCGTATCTTCAATtcctaaatgaataaaaagtaaaataaaaatgttagtgAAAACGTCCTTTTACAAATGGAAACATGCCTTTGTTCAGCTTACTTGGGGTGTGCTGCAGTTTAAAAATTAGAAaactgatgcctgcaacacactaaaaagctggttttatttgttttatacacagtttttcataaaaaattcattttttcttgtctgttaaataaaggttcaagtgaattaattaaattcatttcagtttttatttcatttttagaaATCGTCCCTAGATTTCTGAAATTGAGGTTTGTAAATGGGAGCGCATGCAGGTCAGCATTTCAGAGCTGTAGGAATGCTGATTGTAGTTGCTAAGCTTAGCAAATGCTCTGGCAAGGACCAATTTTGAGCAGCTTAAAAGCTGTGTTCATTAAGCTGTTCAGTCAGCGATCAAGATCAAACCCAAGCCCAAAAAGCTGCCAAATGAAAATCTTTGATAGTTCCAGACCCAAAATTCATTTATGTGTACTGTTACACAGACTAATTACTATAGAAAGGCAGTGTGACTATAAAGAAAGTGGTTAGATTTTCTCCAGAAAATGTAAACTCACTGTGGAGGGGGTCGGAGTTTTCTTGCGATCGCCTACACCCAAAGGGCTAGGGGGAACTTTAGCTGAGCTGCCTGAGCTTTTTCTCCCATATTCGTCAGTCACATGCTTGCTATCGCCCTGAGAGCGCTTGGATGAGGCAGACGAACCTACAAGGATaggaaacaacaaaaaagatgtACAAAAATAGGCATGAAACACCCAGAAAATTAAAACACAGGATGTGTCTCTGGTGAGCTAAATTTGTCTTACTTTGTTCTGTAGATCTGCGGGATTTCTGATTGGAGGTACTGCGTTGCACCTTGTGAGAAGGTGACTGTGTATTATTTGTGAGGTCAATGCTTGGACGGGATTTTATTGAAAGTTCGTCcagctgagagaaaaaaatgtgttaatacATAGGGCAAAAAAAGGATACATGCCACTAGACTTTGTTTGCTAGACATTCAATTTCATCATGAATTTGCTTTGGTGAACAGATACAAAGAGGCccctttaaattttattttatgtaggCATACCTCTGTGTTCCTATAATCCAGTAACAGGTATGTTGCCATGACCTCGTCATATTTCTGGTGGATGAGGGAATCCTGTATCTTATCTTGAGAATATCCCATCTGCAGCATAATGTCTAGTGAGTGTGTAGAGGAACACTGATTAATATTCAGAGGAAACCATGCAAAAACCTAAGAACactgaattattattcagtaaaagcacaaagaaaaatgtaataCTTTTGCACTGGGGTGACGGAATAATTAAGAAAGTTATAAAGAGATGAGTAGACATTAAAACAGACTTAAGCTTACGTACAATGTCTTCAAATCTGCACCAGTAAGGTTTCATCCTTGCACCAAGTAACTAAATTGCCATCTCCCCATCCCCATAGTCCCCCTAGCCCCAGTGGCACTAGACGTCTGCCCCACCTCTCTTCCAAACCCCTGCACTGCTGGGGTGCTGACCTGTCCTCTTGGGATCCTTGTAGTCGGGCTGAGGCTCTATGTAGGGCTTTAGTTCCTCCTCTTCATAGCCCACATTCATCCACCGGTCCTTCATGATCTGCTGCTAGACCCAAGTACAGAGGGACAAAGGACACAGTGTGAGCGTGAGCACAGGGTTTGAAAAGGAATGACTGAAGACCAAAAGTAAGTAGCTTAACAGAAGGGAGGTAAACCACCTTGCCAAAAAAGTGAGATAATGATAATCtgataattttatataaactaCTAGTGTGTATCATATGCATGTAATTCAGTAATATGTTAGTCATATGTCAAGGACGTTCCTTGTCAAATGTCATGAAAATATAAGTACATATAAAGTACCAAACTTGTACACTTTTACAAATATaacatactgaaaaaaaaaattgtttatttttgtatgcTTAGAAAATCAGCACCTATTTTTATTATACCAGGCATGTTAAAATTTCAGcacaactgcacacacacacatttgaaccCTCAGTGGAGTTCATGATGTGCATCATGTAGGTGCCTGTACTAACCTCAAGGCTGCCTCTCTTTGTTGGGTTGAGAATAAGGAATTTCTTCAGTAAGTTCTCACAGTCCGTAGACATGTAGAAAGGGATTCTGTACTTGCCTCTTAGAACACGCTCACGCAGttcctaaaaaaaataattcaaaaggTTGCTCAAAAAGAGCAAGAAATAAATCAAAAGCAAcaactttcattttaatttttgttttttaccttTAGGTTCTGTCCATCAAATGGCAGCGAACCACTGACCAGTGTGTACAGAATAACCCCCAAACTCCATACATCCACCTCTGGACCATCATACTTCTTCCCCTGGAAAAGCTCTGGAGCTGCATAAGGTGGGCTGCCACAAAATGTGTCCAGCTTGTTTCCCAGAGTGAACTCGTTGCTAAAGCCAAAATCAGCTATCTTAATGTTCATGTCTGCATCCAGTAGCAGGTTTTCAGCCTGTGAAGACAAAGAAGCCAGGCATGTTAACATCTCCACACTGCATAAAAATTATTGATAATACAATCAAATATATAATCAATCTGAAATACCCACCTTAAGGTCCCTATGAACAATGCACTTTTGGTGACAGTACTGCACTGCTGAAACAATCTGAATacagagacaaaaaagaaaatgttataAAGCCAACGATACCACCAAGAAGCTAAAATTCAATACATGCATTACTGTAGTCTAGCAGGGCCTGATTTGTGACAACCCAAGTCTGGGAACATCTTTAAGCTAGATTGCGGCAAAAACCAATGCTAAATATATACTCCTCTAAAGCCAGTCCTCAAATTTCTCTACTCATGTTCTTGTAACATTCAGCATACAAGTAATGGTGCTAGGAAAAAAATATCAAGCTTGTTTGTCATTGTTGTCTGCTCAAAAATGATGAACAGCACACAACCATCCCCTTTTTTAAGCTTTGCCTTCACAAACTTTAGACATCAAATTCattcccagaatcactgggtacaaggctgAAACACACCATGGCTAGGGTGCCAGGGCATCATATTCACAGCTATGTACACTTATAAATAGTCAATTCACCTACCAGTGGgtgttttagactgtgggaagaaactggagctcctgaaggaaatccacgcagacacagaaaacacaccaagcTTCTCACCTACaacccagaaccctggagcacTACAGTACATGTTGCACCACCATGACACCCCAGTTTAGAAAGGTTACACTATTTTCAACAACCTAACGAGAAGGTGCCCCCTCATATTTCACACAAGATTCTTATGAGTGTTCCAAAATATGGGCCCCGTAAGACTACGGAAATGGGCAGATATTAGAAAGCTCTTAATATTTTTTGAGTGGATGTTTGGGGGTACTATACTGCTTCACACATTACAGTCTAGGATTCTGTACAAGCAAGAGTCTCACCTGTCTGAATTTGGCCCGggcttctttctctttcattcgGCCATGGGCAACGAGGTAATCAAATACCTCTCCTATAGAGAAAGAAGcaagaaaagggagagaggggaaaaaaagaaaagaaaaaaaagaagaaaaaaagaagaagagtcAAATGTGGACAAAGGCAAAGGCTGGTAGATACATGGCCTACATAAATATAGAGAACTAGTTTCATAGAAGAATCCTGGAGCAGGAGACATTTCTTGAATTTCTGGTCTGGAAGTCAACTAAACACTAACTACAAATACTGAGTACACCAGGGGTATACTTCAAACAGCAAAGGGGTCATCTATTTTTGTTGATGGACAGTTGTGTGCAATGCATTTCATCACCAAGTGATGAACAGAGGAAGTAGTGACTAAGAAGATGAGGTCAAGCTCTAACCTCCGCTGGCATACTCCATAACCAGGTAAAGGGTCTTCTCCGTCTCAATTACTTCAAATAATTTCACTAcatagggaaaaaaaagaataaaagctAAGCCATTTGTATTTaagtttggttttattttcacGAAATTTAACACAGAAAAAATGCTAACACTCATAAGGAAAttaaaggaggaaaagaaaaccaAAACAACTACAGGCACagcaaaatgaaaaaagaagacAAGAAAACTAGAAATTCAGGCTGAGATTCATGAGggcaatttatattttaataaaacgtACCAATATTAGGGTGATTCAAAAGCTTCATGATCCTCACTTCCCGAAACAGCTTGAATAAAGAAACAGAAGGTGGTATGTGATGCGCAGCAGATGCATACCCTTATATGTTTAAGATTCTGTATACAGCAAAGAAATCAACCCAACATCCCAcagcacaggaagcatttgggTGTAACTTCTGCTAATTTACTGCTTCTccacaggagaaaaaaaataaataaataaaaaagttttcaTGATTAATTAATCAAGAGGGTAAATTTAATACCTTCTGAGCATATGTTAAACCCAGTCCaatatggatttttttaaaaaataaataaataaataaaaaaaaatcacccatCCACCTCACCTTTTGGAGACTGGAGGAGTTGAGCTGAGTCTTGTCTATAATTTTCACAGCCACCTGATCACAAGAGTAGAccgtttttaaaaaatttataaataaaatgagaacCTGGTAGAAGTGAATTTCATATGCTAGAAAACCAACAGAATACATCAAAAGAAATGTAATTGTCTTAATAGGAATTTACTTTAAGGGCCAGTCATTTAGTACAATATCATTCCAtctaatataataatttttttaaagcaaatgcACACTTAAATCAGCAGTGTTTACTACATTTTTCTTGGTTTCCAAATTTCTTTCTTTAGTTTAATACTGGAGCTATGAGACTAGTGTCACCCAAATCCCTGAAACTTCTCCCAGTGTATTTAAATACCATCTTTTCAATGTAGTTAAAAACACTATGATTTACTGTGAACTATAATAAAGACCCAAACAATTGGCTGCTTAAGACTAACAGCTGTGTTCATTATGGGAGgcaaaaacccacacagacaaggaCAACACCTCAAATACCTCACAGATAAGGACCCGACATGATGATCTGACCCAGGACTCCAAGATTCTGGAGGGGTGTGgtagcgacactacctgttgcgcaaTAGTGCTACCCCCATAGCattctttaaaacatgttaaGATTCTTGGATTGTTTCTAGGTTTGTgagaaaattaaaattttcatgaAAGTGCTGGTAGACAAAAAGGAAAGAATGCTTCTCTGGGCTCTTGAGGAATGTTCTCTTGAGCATTAAAGCTATATACAACACATATTcgccaaaaaaagaaaaaaatataaacagccTGTGACTTATACTAAAGACCTGAGACTGTGGGCTGGTATCAGCCTTGACTGATCCTAGTACAGATCACAGTCAGTCGTCATCAGGAAACAATTCAAAATGCCACATGGAGATTACAGAGTGGTTCACCAACAATaagcctgcacacacacacacacgtttcccTCTACTTCTCCCACTCTATCCCTCTAAAGCTCATCTGCGTAGTCACATGGTACGTTATCACAGTGTCAGACACCATGCAGTCACGCAGTCACACATCAGAAGGCCCAGGGGATCCAAAACTAGTTGAGTGGGGAGGAACTGAATGTTAAGTGTGCTGTGCTGAGTAGACTGCCATGCATTAAAGTTGCTAGTGTACTCAGACATGAATACACTGTAATAATGCTGAAGTGTCAGCAGTGCATTCTACCGGGAGTGAATACAGCTGACCTGAATAATTGGCTGACTCTACAGCTAATTAAGAGAACTGTAAATAAGGATGAAAAAGATCACTTGTGCACTTTGAAATTTAGCCCACTAATGGTAAAATGAGCTATTCTTCATTGTACTGATTTTACCTGCCTCTCTCTGAACAAATACAGATATGACTATTTTTAACAGCCCATATCCTACACTGTTTTTCacgttatttttttccccatcatTTAGTCCAACTTATTGGTTTTATGCAGTAAAGTGAGTCTTTCTTCATTTCTAAACCTCTTTATCCAAAATAATtcaaaagtttatttatttcacatactatatatatatgtgtgtgtgtgtgtgtgtgtgctaatcTGTATTTCCTTCAAAATGCAGGCCAGGGTGAAATCCTCCTTAAAGCATTCCAAGGCTCCATACATGAAtacatgtatatgtatatgtatagaTTTTCAATACCACAAATGTATATGAATGCAAATTAATTTTAGTAGCTTGCATACTATCTCAATTAAACTCAAATTAAGTCAAAGGCCATTTAATCAATGAATTTCTACACACCCAGGCATTTTAACATATGCAATGGGAGTGCAATCTAAATAGAATTTCACGGTTGTAGCTACCCTTAAATTAAATATACTTCATTTgaattagacacacacacaagcctgtATTAATGTATGGAAAATGTATCTATCCTCACCTCTTTCCCAGTTAGGACATGTCGTGCCAGTTTGACCTTTGCAAAGTTGCCCTTTCCAATGGTTTTCAGTAGCCGGTAATTACCAATGTGTGGTTGATCTTCTGATGTTGTGGCCTGTGGGTTCTGGCAGCGGTTCATGTTTGAGCGCCCCCCGACCTTACAGTCAGAGTGAGCCTgccaaaatacaacaaaacaagaGTTAATTTACATAATTCATTTACTTTTTATGTTTTCAATTTAGACCGGTGTGGTCAATTTTATAGAGAGgacataaacatttacattgaGAGAGAAAAATGGTTTGCAGTTCGTGGTTAATAATATCCCTGCCAGTGCTTATGTAATGCTTACTGGATAGGACTGTCGCCAGGCTGACACTGGCTACACTAACAAGCAGAAAGGAAGACATAGGAAGGGAGGGGGAGAATGATAGCCAGAGAATAAAAGAAGAGGGTGTGAAATAAAGGCAAGCATACAGAAAAGATACAGAtagtgagagaggaagaaaaatgGGATTAAGAACATGAGTAACAggaaaaaatgttgaaaaagaaacatgtaaatacacatttttaaagcaaaaaGGGCAACACCACCAAGGAACAagagaatttaaaaaatgtcatgcatctgtttacatttaagcaCACTATGCTCATTCAGAAACAGTGTGCTGATTGTAGTCCTCTACACACTGTGGTCTCACCCTTGCTCACTATGACCACAGTGTAAGGACAGATTGTTAGCCAGTGAAGACAGCATATAAACGTGGACAGACACGCTGTTATGACATTGCACAGTTAACAGAAGCTGTTCC
This genomic interval from Hoplias malabaricus isolate fHopMal1 chromosome 15, fHopMal1.hap1, whole genome shotgun sequence contains the following:
- the mark2a gene encoding serine/threonine-protein kinase MARK2 isoform X9; this encodes MTTRPTVLPVIEHSNSQAHSDCKVGGRSNMNRCQNPQATTSEDQPHIGNYRLLKTIGKGNFAKVKLARHVLTGKEVAVKIIDKTQLNSSSLQKLFREVRIMKLLNHPNIVKLFEVIETEKTLYLVMEYASGGEVFDYLVAHGRMKEKEARAKFRQIVSAVQYCHQKCIVHRDLKAENLLLDADMNIKIADFGFSNEFTLGNKLDTFCGSPPYAAPELFQGKKYDGPEVDVWSLGVILYTLVSGSLPFDGQNLKELRERVLRGKYRIPFYMSTDCENLLKKFLILNPTKRGSLEQQIMKDRWMNVGYEEEELKPYIEPQPDYKDPKRTGQHPSSAGVWKRDIMLQMGYSQDKIQDSLIHQKYDEVMATYLLLDYRNTELDELSIKSRPSIDLTNNTQSPSHKVQRSTSNQKSRRSTEQSSSASSKRSQGDSKHVTDEYGRKSSGSSAKVPPSPLGVGDRKKTPTPSTNSILSTGTNRGRSSPVTERATLGVQNGKDSLNTPGSRASTASAAAVLTSSSSSRPRHHKSLSTSAHPTPPDLHAHQPSTGPQRVPVVSPSTHNISSSTVADRTNFPRGVTSRSTFHAGQQRATRDQHASAYNGPPASPSLSHGNSQARRTGTGIFSKFTSKFVRRPMLSTVDKMEKGTQGLAGDDNKDSVSSSSPVSSTPSSTQSAKDTKPRSLRFTWSMKTTSSMEPNEMMKEIRKVLDSNSCEYELRERFMLLCMSGKPARDDFVQWEMEVCKLPRLSLNGVRFKRIAGTSIAFKNIASKIANELKL
- the mark2a gene encoding serine/threonine-protein kinase MARK2 isoform X2 translates to MTTRPTVLPVIEHSNSQAHSDCKVGGRSNMNRCQNPQATTSEDQPHIGNYRLLKTIGKGNFAKVKLARHVLTGKEVAVKIIDKTQLNSSSLQKLFREVRIMKLLNHPNIVKLFEVIETEKTLYLVMEYASGGEVFDYLVAHGRMKEKEARAKFRQIVSAVQYCHQKCIVHRDLKAENLLLDADMNIKIADFGFSNEFTLGNKLDTFCGSPPYAAPELFQGKKYDGPEVDVWSLGVILYTLVSGSLPFDGQNLKELRERVLRGKYRIPFYMSTDCENLLKKFLILNPTKRGSLEQIMKDRWMNVGYEEEELKPYIEPQPDYKDPKRTGQHPSSAGVWKRDIMLQMGYSQDKIQDSLIHQKYDEVMATYLLLDYRNTELDELSIKSRPSIDLTNNTQSPSHKVQRSTSNQKSRRSTEQSSSASSKRSQGDSKHVTDEYGRKSSGSSAKVPPSPLGVGDRKKTPTPSTNSILSTGTNRGRSSPVTERATLGVQNGKDSLNTPGSRASTASAAAVLTSSSSSRPRHHKSLSTSAHPTPPDLHAHQPSTGPQRVPVVSPSTHNISSSTVADRTNFPRGVTSRSTFHAGQQRATRDQHASAYNGPPASPSLSHGNSQARRTGTGIFSKFTSKFVRRNLSFRFPRRSPYEGEGRDEASRPMLSTVDKMEKGTQGLAGDDNKDSVSSSSPVSSTPSSTQSAKDTKPRSLRFTWSMKTTSSMEPNEMMKEIRKVLDSNSCEYELRERFMLLCMSGKPARDDFVQWEMEVCKLPRLSLNGVRFKRIAGTSIAFKNIASKIANELKL